The following DNA comes from Solanum stenotomum isolate F172 chromosome 11, ASM1918654v1, whole genome shotgun sequence.
ATTAGCTTACGAAAGCACGACTTCGCTCAAACTTAAGTTGGTTATTGATCTGttcatttattaattcaaaaaacTCATGAAAATTTTTAGTAAGATAAATTCATTTTCTCGTAATCTAATAAGCAACTTAGttgaatatataaatcaaaTCGATGGaagaattcttttttattttagcaCTTTTGTTAGTGGAATGAAGTAGTTGTACCTGCTACTGGATTGCTTTTCACCTTCACAAATTGAATAGTTAGCACTATTGTTAACCATCAATATGATCAAAATATGCCtaatatatacattatcaaTATACACAACATACATACTATTGATATACTTTGTACATATTTTGTGAATTAGATTATCGAAATtattcaaattcataattatccttttttttaaaaattcgagCTTTTGGAATGAAGTAATAATTGATAGAGAACGTTAGGGTGAAATACAACTTTTTGGATGTGAATCTAAATTATCACAAATTGAAAAcatctttttttgtttggaaAATTTACACCTTTGGCAACCAATGTCCCTACCACTTTCACTAAAGGAAAAATTCAAGTGTGGTCTTCATTATGATTTCAGCAACTTTGggatttttgtttcttttttccttaGATTTTCCAACCTATGATTCACACACACATAATTGTGATGAGCCTGAGACATATGATTCTTCGCTCTTAATTATAGATTTTAGATTCAAGTTGACAtcttttttttgggaaaaaagtttgaaatatattcAAACTTTGACTGAAATTACTGTAATGATACCGAACTTTGGAAATGACCTTTTATcctctgcactatttaatagtgtattttaaatatatatatatatatatatatatatgtgcccacgtggacatcataaatattgcatcattataaatagtaatgtgcccacgtgggcacatatatatctataaaatacactattaaatagtgcggTGGGGGGGAGGgttaaaaggtcctccataaagtttggtatcgtaacagcaatttcggccaaagttaaagtatttttcagacacttttcccttctttttttttcaatggctaaataaattatgattcCAAAGAAAATATATCAAACATCGAATGAgtaattaaaaaacaattacatTATTTgttcaataatttaaaacaggaagaaaaaaaattataaaacacaTAGTTATGTCCATTTTGGTATGCATGGAGATGAAATAATGGTCATCATAAATGCCATTCACCACACTATAATTCAGCAGAAAATTCAAGGCAATTTCTCATCCTTATCTCTCTTTGCACCTTGGGACAAGTAATTGTTGTCTCTTCccagaaaatataaaactccctccgtttcaaattaattgtaatatttttatttttgaaagtaaGTTAAATGAAATtagataaatttaatattttatatttaaaatttagatatttaaaatacaataagtattataaattgtaatttttttttatttgatgaaaattatgttataaattatttattaatgttaACAtaatttgacttttaaaaagCGAAATATAAGGATTGAAATGAGACAGAAGGGGCATTGCCTTCATTCAATTGCAAGCTGATCAGACTCCATTTATTACTTTTCTTTCCCATCTCCAATTATtgcattattatgcatgaaaattGAGGTGTTTTTTTCCTATTTGTACATGTGGAGCTTTGTGTGTGAGTGAGAGCTGAGACGGAGCTAGAAAGAGTCGAGGAGTTCCTTTAAATCTCCTTCGCCAgaagattatattatatacatgaaaaaatattttttatgtatatataataaatgttgatcttcttttaacttcttaatatgattactttttatatttcgAACACTTCAATGAAAATCCTAATTTTATGACATGCTGAAAACTCATACTATACCCTTCCTACATTATACTGAATTTTATTGAATTCGAAGACTCATACTACATCCTTCCTACATTTCACTGAATTTTATTGAATTCGAAGTTATATGTATTGATCGATAATGACAACAAAAATATGttaatactattattattttttatattacgaaaggattttaatttgttagagCAAGTTGATTACCATTTTATTAGATTAATTACTCTCTTACCAcacaatttaagaaaaaaataaaatagttaaatttaaaacaagCGATTATATCTGTATGATTATAACTCAacttattaaaatgaaaaatttagagttttagtgtttataaatatagaagaatatcatattttaataaaataggcaaaaaaataaaatacgtCGCATAAATtgtgattaaaaaataataatcttgatTTACCTATAGTTTTCTAATAAGTGAGTTggttatgaaaaatatataagaaaaaaagttaagTTTATTTCTTTTACTGTTTAAATAAGGTAATGATCAAAACCACTTGGCATTCTCACAGTCCTATAATATATAGGTGCAGCTAAGCTCCATCACTACATATCtcataaaatgtatttttttctaaataattaaaatgttgCATTAAATATGTGAAACACACACATTGAGAGTTTTTTTCTATATAAGTGCATGGTTCAACTTTTCTTGGAAAATAGCAATTGCCCTTTTCTTGTGCTTTCTCCAAcctcataataataaaaaaaaggctTTGAGTTTGtgttatataaaataaaaaaaaagatgaattatTTGGGAATTGGAGTTAGTCCTGGAAATGTTCCAGTTTATGATGGAAATAATTTGAAAGTAATTGATAGGAGAGTTAGAGTTACTGAGCTTGTGTTAAGGTGTATCATTTTTGGTTTAGCAATTCTTGGTGCTATTCTTATTGGGACTGACAAACAAGCTAAAGTTATTTTCTCTATTGAGAAAATTGCTAAATTTACTGATATGAAAGCTCTTGTGTAagttattttctcttctcttgtttaattcattttggttctgactaattcaaatttaaatttgtattttgaaaGTTAAGAACTCAAGACGTACTTTTGGTGTATGAAAGCTTTCTCTACTCGAAGAAATAAAGTTCTCTATTTAAGTACTCTCGAATCCTAAGACCTTTGGTGTGTCTGTTCTAAGTACTTTTGGGTATGAAAGCTTTTGTTTTTCTAGAAATCTACTTGAAATAAAGTGTTTTTAATAAAGGCAATTCTATTCAAGTTTTAAACTTAGAGATATTGAATCTTTTTTAAAGTTTTGCTCTTATACTAAGGCGACTAATTATTTCATTCAAGTTTTGAACTCGAGACTTTTAGTTTGTTCGGATATTCTACTTAAAATAAAACACTAGTTTAGATCTTtaattaagatgattttattCAAATCTCGAACCTGAGCCTTTTGATTAAGGTTCTAGGAGCCCAAAACCTTTGGTGGTGTTTATTTGGCCAAGTTTTTAAGTGTCCAAAGGTTAATAAAGTGAAGTTTGTGCAGGTTTTTAGTGATAGCCAATGGATTAGCTGCTGCCTACTCATTGGTGCAAGTTCTAAGATGCATTTTAAGCATGATTAGAGGAACTGTTCTCTTCAATAAACCATTGGCTTGGGCTATTTTTTCTGGTGATCAGgtacaattaattaaatcaaatgctACCTATTatgttctgtttttttttagtttttcataaGGTGTTAAATATCCGTATTGAAGTCTAATCAATTCAAATTTGTGCCTGAAAGTCTTACGTTAGGAATGACGTGCTCCCTAAAAATGTGATCCATGACCCAAATTCGAAACCTCTCACTAGctcttatttaattattatgaatttttgaagtCTAGTAATGGTTCTTGGGAAGCAGAGTAGTTGTTGTAGCAATAATGACTTATTCTAGAAATCAATGTTTTGTTTGTAGTGGAACCATTAAATTCATAGACAGTTCATAACTCATAAAAAATTCAGAAGTGAGTCATAACCCAAATAAATGAACTCAGAATGAATAGAACATATGGTCCAATTACATAACTTTTtcttaatcattatttttataattcttaTTCCTATCACATCATTCCTTCTTTTAGTCTATTtacatttttataaaattcataactcatttataaaatttaaatcctGAATTCATTACTGAGATGTCATTTTCCCCCAAAATTTGCAGTTGATGGCCTACGTGACACTAACGGCGGTGGCTGCGGCTGCGCAATCGGCGGTGTTTGCCAAGTTAGGGCAAACAGAATTACAATGGATGAAGATATGCAATATGTATGGGAAATTTTGTAACCAAGTTGGAGAAGGAATTGCAAGTTCTTTGATAGTAAGCCTTAGCATGATAGTTCTCTCTGCTATTTCTGCTTTTAGTCTCTTTCGTTTGTATGGAAATAGTAAAGGAAAGGGCAATGcaatgtaataataataatgtaatgtaactttggtcttttttttaaaatcttttttatctatgttgtaaaataaatcaaagaacaaAGTTGGTGAGAGTGTTATAATCATTTCATGTTTAGCTTTATCATTTCCTTATTATATGATATGTCAATTGTTATATATTACAAACACATTACATATGAGGTTATATtcaataaatttcttttttgctAGTTGTGGAAAAGATTAGTAAAATTTTAGGTGATATATGAAgggtgtattttttttaatcgaataagatgtttgaatttgaatattaaatattgaatgattaatattgtttttttaatatctgatatatttaatataaaaataattcaaatataatattCACAATGTATTATAAGGTTGTAAGGTGGTGGTTGATGGCAAAAATGGTCGACCATGGCGGTGATGGTTATGAACTTGTGACGGTGTAGGTGATTGGTGGTAGTGGCTaatgacaacaacaacaacgaatTGGTGGTTAACGATAGTGGGATGATAGTTGAGAGTGATGATGGTTGTGATTGTTGAAGGTGTAGTTAGTGATCAATGGTATAGCGGTTGATAATGATCGTAATCGATAATTGTTGTGACTAAAGTAATGGTGAAAAGTCTTTTTACAAATCTTCAACTGAATAGTCTCtcttaataattttgaaattttgatcaaaatcGGAATGATTCAAATTAGTTTAAGAGGTTTGACAGAAATATAGTTTTAGGAGATGGTGCATAGTTGCAAGAAATATTTGTATCGCTTCAATTTTATTGAATGTTTATTTGAGTAGACGATTATGTGAATACAACTTAATTTATACTATACTTTgtatttttgaataaaacatTGTTATTTGACACTGACCTGTCATATAATCCAAATTTGGTATTCAAGTATGAAAGCAATTAATGCTTAACCAAATTTAATTAGAATAACAAAGCATTCAATGTTTTCCCTCTTTTGTATGTTTGATTTCTACCAAATATAAcgcacaaaaaaataaatttttcttcttctttttttcacatATAAGTTTTAGGTTTTCTCAAATTCTTACAACCTTTGACAGCCCTTGAAGAAAAGcaagaacaaaaaaagaaaaatggtaaAAACAATTCTTCTCttttactagttttttttttgggatttatGTTGgattcttttctcatttcttgCAATTAATTTGTTGTACTCTTCGATTCCAATTTAGTTGAGTTCAGTTATATGAATCTCTAAAGGGGGTTCACCATGATTTGATTGTTGGCTATCAAACTACCACAATCGATTCGTTTATTTGAATTTAGGAAGTACTAAAATTTGTGTCTATTGGGactttttgataaaattattattttttcttaatgaatGAATCAAAAAGGGGTTTGCTTCTTTATTTTCGGGCGGGGGCTACGGCTATAAGAAAAGATTATCCTACCGCTAAATCATAGAAGTCACAAAAATGTAGGGATATCAGATACTTAGACCGATGAGAAATAATAGATATCTGACAAAATAATTGAGGCGTGTTCTAATTGgccaagaaaagaaaattcttGCAAACGCCCcccaaaaaattcaataagaaTCATGGACTTGCACTTATTATTTCCTTGtcctttgatttttttttttgtaaaaaagaaaaaatattcccCTTGTTTgtacaatttaattaaattactttTGCTTGTACTTGTTAAGAAAAATCGAATTACTTGAGCCACTAGAAAGGTGAAACACTTCACATTTATCCAAAGAAATATAGATTATTATTTGTCTCGGCTAGAttcacttttcttttgttattataAAGCAATTGAGAAGAATGATAGTGATTTGTTACTATGGAACTAGTTGAGGCGCACACAAGGTGACCTAGCCAATACCATTACTAGAAAATGATATAGTAATTTGTTATGTTGAGATGTGTGCAAACTAGCTAGCCTAGACACTGCGATATTCGATTATAGGAAAATGATGAtggtttgttttattttcttgttcaaAATTTGGCAGACAACATCAAAAAGAGTTGCAGAGAGGAAAGTGGCTAAGTTTGAGAAGAACATAACAAGAAGAGGATTGAATCCTCTAACAGGAAAGAACAAAATGGAACCAGCACACATTGTTCTTGCACTCTTTGCTGTTTTGGTGGTTGGATCTTGTAAGCTCTTCTCTAATACTTAAATATTGAATGTTTGTTTTATTATCCTTTATAACAACGTTTCACTATAATAACAATCGgtttttttatgttatgttatattatatgttatCTATAACAATATGCTGGTATAACTTCTCTAATCCTTAAATATTAAAAACCATTTCTAGTTAAGTTGTGTGATTTCCTAATACTTCTTTCTTGTTGGCTTGTCGATCAATATCAAAGTCATTtgtctatatataaatataccaTCAAACCTCTCTATAACAACTATCCTTTATAACAacattttattataacaatttGTTTTAGAACCAAATTTTCTTGTTATGTTATGTCACAAGTATGTTGTTTAAATTGATGGGATAAAtccttttgttttttccttttggaTTTGCAGTTGTTTTCCAGGTTGTGAAGATGGCTATTAATGGTGGGAACAATGTTGATGGAAGCTTTTAATATCTCCAtaagaatgcaacattaagaaatatttttacaattaaTAGTTAAGAGTTAAACATTTTCAAACTCTAAATAAGTTTGTTACAACATTCTCTCTTGCTTGATGTATTATGGTTTTAATACTTGGTGATCATAGATCATATGTGGAAACAACATGATCTTATAATAGttagtatatttaaaattacaacGATTCATATCATCGAATGAATCTTTTCCAATTTGGGAGTGTACTTGTGTGGTATCACCAATATGACAATATTTGCTTGAGCTGAGAGTCTATTGGAAGCAAGCACAAAGTAAGGATAATGTTTGCATACACACTACCCCACTAGATTTGTTGAAATACAATCTTAAAAACACAATTTAGCCTCCAAACGTGCATCTTATTAAGAGATCATACCAACAAAATGTATGCTGATTACATACTTGGTCTAGGCAACTCAGGCAGAttgattttctgaaaaatacaTCGAAAAGGAGAGAATGGAACAGGAATTGACACTAAGAATGTTGTCAACGGGCAAGCTATATTGGATTTAAGGCGTTGTGACGCTCAAGAAGCATTGTCAGGATTGAGCACAACTCAGTAGAACTTATTGTGAACCTGCCTTCCATAAGTACATTTGCTTTCATCAGACCTACGAGCTGCCCGAGTTGCTTTGTTGCCTGTATTGGAACATTGGCGACAATCTGAACTTTTCGACAGCTTCCTTGCACAGGAATTGTAGCTTGTCTCATGATACACTTGAATGTTGTTTTTAACCAAATCTTTAGCATCAGGAGAATTGAAGTCATCAAATTCCTGAAAGATAACATGTTAGACAATGAAACGCGAGTCACCTTATTTGTAAGAGCACACCATGCATCGAGAAGATATAACAAAGCAATAGCAAATCAGAAATGCCCTGCCAAGAAGGGGTTTCACTGATAATGTTCGAATTTCACAAACAAATGCACTGTGCTTCAAAGAGCGCCAAGAATGTCACAGGTCATGAGCACTCACCTTGGACTTTGTCTTGGCGTAATAAGGTGTTAAGCAGGGGTTTACATCCTTGAGAAACATGTCATCTGGACTACCGGGAATTGTGTGATCCTCAGAGCTGAATTCCTAATAGAAACAAAGAAACCAAATTACTCCCCTGAAGCAAATGCCTAACAATGCACATTCATGTCACATTTCTTTTGAAAGGATGATAACTTTAAGCAGAATAATTGCATAAAAGGATATTATCTAAGCTAATATTGATACTTTGTTCACATTCACAACAAACTTCGTGTTGCATTAGCAAAATTTTGCAcattatttagatatatttaCCAGAGAATTAGCTGCTTCTTCTTGATCATATTCTGGAGGGCTACCAAAAGAGTCATAGCTCCCTCGTATAGCATATTTATCTGCTTTGACCTGTGAAAATCATAGTATCAGCCATTTTCTATAACAATCTAAGGCTGATCAATTGATAAATTACCACTGATATTTGCTTTATTACATCCAAAGAAGCACACGGGGACCAAACCAATGGACTTGGATGTAACAAAACGATACAAGGATCACAACATATAGCTCCCTCCAAATCATTTATAAGAAATGCAGAAGCGATAGTTTGGCTATCTACCGACTAAAGGAAAAACATATATCAACTAGATCCATATAGTGTTCTTCCATATTTTCATCATGATGGAGAGAGCAGAAACCAAGAACGATACTGACTTTTTCATGTCAAGGAGCCTTTGTGGTTCATCAGTGAGGtagaaaatcatattattttctgtAATATCCTTATTGTACATATTTAAGAGTTCATGGAGCATTCAAACAAGGAGATTCTCGTTCTCTTTGGCAGTAGATATTTTGAAACTTTGAAGCACATCCGCGAACTCTAGTTTGGTGCAACTGTTATTTCATTTTGAAGATTAGTAAGGTTAGTGATATCAACAGAAAACATGTCTGAGTTTAACTAAGTTTATCATAAGTAATCGTGCAGCTTTTCCAAATACAAGATAGATTAGAATTTCGTGGTTTAGACAAAAGAAAGATCCCAAAAAACAGTCAAAATGATTCATA
Coding sequences within:
- the LOC125844649 gene encoding CASP-like protein 2B1, whose protein sequence is MNYLGIGVSPGNVPVYDGNNLKVIDRRVRVTELVLRCIIFGLAILGAILIGTDKQAKVIFSIEKIAKFTDMKALVFLVIANGLAAAYSLVQVLRCILSMIRGTVLFNKPLAWAIFSGDQLMAYVTLTAVAAAAQSAVFAKLGQTELQWMKICNMYGKFCNQVGEGIASSLIVSLSMIVLSAISAFSLFRLYGNSKGKGNAM